The window GTTTTATAGAATACATGACACATTCAAGGTCTGCTAGATGATAATAGTTATTATTCTTCCACCACAGTTTCAACATATCCACAGTGGTCAAAAGTGTGTCCTATCATCTGCTTAATTCCATGAAAAAGAAATCCAGGGGCTGGGGTGTTTGAATAGAATAATATCTAAATACGTGTGCAAAGTGGCTACtgttaaaatgatattttcaaaagcattttctgTATGAACTGGTCAAGCTCACTCtccttttaaaattcttgttaTAGTCATTGAGTTAACCCAAACTCACTTTAAAATGTGTGAAAATAGCACCTCCTGAAAGTGTGTTCTCATATGCTTTGGAGCAATGGAGCGTGAATACTAAAGCAGCCTTTGCCAAACTCATGTAACAGCTCAAGAACTAAACAGGAGTGAATTTTTGCAGTCCCATGACTTTGCAGAGCCAACCTAAGTATCATCCCAGGACTAGCTTTAATACATCACAGACATCCAAGAGAAGGCATAAAAGTCACAAATAAGTGACTCAagctaataaatatttcatagattttttttacaTGGCAGtcttttcaaaatgaattttacttcttaaccaaaaaaaatgaattggCTAAATAAAGGTGTGGACTTAGGATTTCAGCTTCTAGAATTAACACTATGaaatttataaagatatttatttgacAAAGTGTTCTCCTGGATGCTCTTTCATGCACTTCTCATAAACCAATGCCCAAAGATTAACCAAGTCCAAAAGAAAATGCACAGACCACAGAAGAGTCATACaaaattaaagacatttaaagaatgaaagccaaagaaaacaaacagtacAAATGCACAATTTCCAGGACACTTTATTGTAATTTCCActttacatattaatattttagtcTAGGCAGAAATGTTTATACTTATACAATAGTAGTCCAATCCTCTAATCTCACAAAATGAAAAGGAGCAGTTTTAAAAGAACATCAATTCAGGTATTTATGATATGGGGGACAAGGGGCACTTGTCTTAGCTGGAAAAGGGGCTGATGCCTTTCAGTACGAGTTTCACTgaaattttttctgtattatttttcttattgatgctAAGTACTCAAATAAAAGCAATTGCACTTTTTCTCATTCTGCCCTCTCTTGGTCTTTACATTCTGTCTAGCATTTAACGCAAAAAGTCAGTTTACATTCAgtttacacattaaaaaaaaaaaaaaaaaaaccatatgccCCATCTCCCACACATCCAAATGGACAGGGATTAGAATTAACCTGGCTTTTAGCTGTAAcagtgctattttaaaatttttcaaccaCACACTTGAAGggtaaaataatttaagataCAAAACCAAAGGAAACCATAACAATTCCCACACATTTACTATTTAACTGTTCTCAAATCATCAAGTATAACATGGATTTCTTAAAAAGTGAAATCGACACAAAAGCGAATGCACGCTTAATGTACAAACTGACAGTGGCTCTGTGGGGACAGTTCTCTTTGAATGAGCTATTATCCAGACggtggaataaaaaaaaaaaggtctcactCTTCAAATGTGAGGAAGCCGGCAGTGCGCTCGCTACACGAGAAACACATTTTAATGGGTGTATTTGGATAAAAATAAGTAGTAAGGGAAAATGTGTTTTAAGAAACCTCCCCCCTTCCCAGGGCACAAGGAAACCCAGAGGAAAAGATGGGTAACCTCACAAGCTCCAGAGCTAAGTTCCATCACTAACAGAAGttggatagtttctatttttcACCCTGCAATGGGATAGTAGTTCTCCATGTGCAAGGTACGCGGGGCGGGAATACTGGCGGGGCTTTCACTTGGGGTAATGGAAACCAAAGTGAGGAGAGGTCAACACCTTGAGTAACCCAGATCTCCAAAACCGGGGCAGGGtgaggggtggtgggggtggtgaagGAGACAAGTAAAGGAGTCAAAACTCCTCGAAGTCATCGCAAAGAGAAAGCTAACACCTCTAGGAGCCACGGGGCCATCCCTTGCAGCAGCACCCTGCTCCAAGTGTAGGGTGCCTGCCTCGGAGGGCAAAAAGCGCAGGGTGCCCTTAGTTCAGTTGAGTGGCTCCGGGGACCCGGGCAGAGAGAGGGCAGGGGCATCCGCCGGCCGGGAGGCGGACTCGCACTTTGCCTCAACTCTGAGCCCCATCCCGAGCGCAAGGGAGAGGGCGGCGGAGGGCACGGTACTCACTAGGGCTCGTTGGTGAATCGGGGGGTCCGGGGCTGCTGGTATCCATACAGGTGACAGTAGAGCACATCGAAGCAAAAGCAGCACATCTCTGCTGACACCACCATCTTCCGGGAGCCCGGCGATGAGGACGAGGCGGCGGACGATGAGGAGGGTGAGGAAGAGGTGGCGGCGGCCGGGGTAGAAAGTAGGGTCCCCACTCCGCAGCTCGGAGGTGGCGACAGGGCGAtccccccgccgccgccgccgcagcccTGGGGGGGAGAGAGGGTACAGCCGCTGCCGCTACCTCCTCCAGTTAGACCTCCCAGCCCGTTGAGCCGCGTACCGGCGCCTCCTAGTCCCAGCTCCCCAGCTCGGCACTGGCTCTCTCCgctgcagtgggaggaggaggaggcgccACCACCGCCACCCGAGCCAGAGGGGGGCGAACTGGACAGTTTCTGCTTCTTCACCCCGCAGCAACCCGCCGCCATCTTGGAACAGTCTCCCCCACGCAGCGTTTCCGACCCATAAGTGAGGCGAGCTGGCGGCGGGGGCGAGCACGCTGCGGCCCAGGCCGCCGGGGGCGCGCCAGAGGCTGGCGGGGGCGCGCGCGCCGCTCCCGGCCCCGTCTGCCTAGCCACGCGGCTGCCCCGCGCGCGCCCCGCCTTGGTGCGCGCTCCTCGCTTTCGCGGCTGGGCGCCTCGCGCCTGTCCCGCCCGACTCGTGCCTCTTCTGagccgcagccccagccccagccccagccccaatcTCAATCTCGCGGCCGGCAGAGGATAGAAGACAGGAAGCCGATTAGAAAGGAAGGTGAAGGAAACAAGAGTCAGACAGCGGAAAGTGGGAGCAAAGGGAGGAGGTGGGCACGCccgggaaggaaggagggaaagggaaaCTAGTGGGGGTagaggggaagaagggagaaagtcCGAAGTAAGCATCCAGGTACCAAAGCACAGCTCAGTAACCCCCCGCTGCAAGTAGTATTAATGATACTTAAGCCCAGTTACGTGGAACCTGAGCCACCCGGCCTCAAATACACCGGTTTCTGAACTGTTGGAGTGTGAGCGAGCAGGTGCCCAGAGCTCCATACCTGAGACCGCCCCTGTGAAGTCTGTACAAAGCAATCGAGGAAATGGCCACACTGCTGTCTTTTTAATTCCAGCCTAAGCACACACCAAGGGtactctttcctttccttatggAGAAATATTCAAGTCCGACTGAATCTGTGTATCTTGTACTTGTTCCCCCAACTTACCCTCCTTGCCCCGTGTAAacatttaaaaccaaaaataaagtcCTAATACTTCACTGATTCAAAGATATTAATTGTGCTTTGGGACTTGCAGTGGTGgacttttctggttttggtttttatttcttgGCTTGGATACAAAGCAATTAGGAATATTATCTGTAGTGCTCAGATCTTAGAGATAAATAGGGAAGGTAATGTACTTAGTCACAAATTGAAAGATTTTGTTCAAGTATATAATTAGctcttaatattcatttttaaaatttctcaattAAATGCTTGGATGGATGAGGAGGCATATGAGTCAGTCCCTTTATGGGTGCCTAAGTGCagcttaataataaaaataatgacaataatcaAATGTTAAAATTCGTAGAAATGAACGTGATAGAAATAGAAAGCGTAAGTTATTTGCATTGTATCTACACCATGCTAAAACATCTAGATAAAGTCAGGTATCTGCATATTTAAAAACTGCAGATTGATTTTTGTCACCTTTTTTCTACATGCGTGGGATCTTGCAGATAACTGGGGGCTGTTCATTCCACTCagggaataaaaacaaaacaatttattcattcagtaataTTGAGCCTCTGCACCATACTATGTGCACAACACTATACTTCTGTTGAAATCCAGGGCGTGCTCAGGAAGTATGCCTCCCACTCTAAAAGAGTTTATGAATTAAGTCAGATACATGCACATAATCAGATAAATAGCTATTATAGTATGTACTGAACACTTTTTAGGTGTCCAATACCATACCTCGTCCTACCCCATAATCCTTCAGAATAAGATACTATCTCGTTTTATCTTCACAACAATGCTCTGAGGTTACTCATTAACAGATGAGGCTATTAAACCTCAGAAGTAATTTGCCCAACATCACACACCTAGAAAGTAACAGAGCTAGGATTGGAATGCTGGCATGTCTGATTCCAAAAACCGTGCCATTATACTACATTGCCTCTCACTAACAATATATGATAACAAGGCTAATGATGGACAAAAGATAGTGACATTACACTCCAGCAGGTGGAACCGAGGTTAAACAGAAATAAGaacttagtttttatgggaagattgaGAGACACTGAAATATGTTACCAAGGAAAGATGAAAAATCTCCTTCCAAAAAGATTTTATGAGATAGACAGATGAAAGTCTGGAATGGTTAGATGCAGCCTAAAGACAAAAGAGATAGTTTAATTGGTTGGTGATATGTAATTTCATCCTCTCAAACTTCATCACTGTTGGAATTAACCTTAAGTATGAAACAAATAATTCTTTGTCAATTACTAGTGGagtaaaaaaaatgcattaatatTTTGTCTATGttacagaagagaaagcagattggtttttttaaaaagcaccacAACAACTGGTATGTTAGGGTGTTTTGTACGttagggtgttttgttttgtacttTCTCCTTAACTACCACAGcctaccttttaatttttttgaaactaGATTGAACATAATATCAGACAATAGGTATCGATTTACTCCCCACCCCACTAAAGTGATCATTTCTAGAGTAAAATACCAGAGCCATTTAatgacatcacaaaacagtttagCACAGGAAGCAAAGTAGGATACCATGGATGGCTGCTTCTGCTAGGGGAATTTAGGAAAGCAGAATGTAATCTCCCAATTTAGAATTTGGCCAGTAGACAAGAGTCTAACGCCCCTACTCTTGTGAAAAATAGCAAGGAATCTTTAATAAGCACCAGTAGTCATGTCCTTAGTTCTGCATTTCATCTAAAAGACAAAGCACTATCATGGCTATCCTGCCAGGCTAAGGGACTGATGCAATGGGAAAACCCAAAGACAAGGACACCCCAGCTGAATTACAAAAATAGCTTTTCCCTAGAGGATTTTCAATTCCAATTCCAAACCTCActagcataaagaaaatagaCAAACACAAATGTGATAATTGCAGAAAATACATCATTACCTGACCGCTAGGGGTTATTATCTAAGTACTTTGTTGTATTGGCTGACTAAAAGGGGGAAAAACACTAACTTTTATCTTTGTGTTAACTTCTCCTGAGCCTGGCTCATCTCCCATACTAACCTTGAGCCTCAAGATGCTTTATAAATCCCTTGGcaagtagtggtggtggtggtaatgtcTCCTTTAGGCCTTTGAGGAAATGCCTCTCCTGGCCTTGTTTTCTTGCAAAGTCACCAGCATAAAAAGAAACATTCCATTCAAACATAAACGAAATCCACAGAacaaattctgtgaaaaaaaattttttacatctaTGCAAAGTGCACACTGGGTGGATAGAAAAACTGACCTTGCTCAGGATTCTCTTGACTTGAAGTATAAAGGTCAAAATATGATAGAGCACATGGTTTCTACCCACTGCtgatactggagtgcagtgataatACCCTCCAGAGGAAACTTTAAGTTGCCTTCCTCTCTTTGTAACTGACTGTCAATCTGGGAGCTGAAGAttccacttaaaaataaaataggccataGTCTCTTTGTCAACAAAGCACATCAAATTGtgagcatttttatttctgcaatttaGAAGCAGCTCTAAATTGCTGTTAACTAACTCCTGTCAAAGGCTTTGTTTTACAACTgtggaaaaaaatacttgaacAGAGGTTATGCATATTATTTATTGTGCAGCAAAGCTAGTAATTGAATTAAACCCAATAGTTACTTAATATATTATCATTGCCTCAATTTGTTCTCGTGTTTACAACatagttattttttcatttcagaaaataagaataattataatTCGATGAGGTGGTGAACTTAATgttgcaaaattattttcttaggttTCTGGGGTTGTGGGTAAAAGGAGGAACATTCACatatttcattgaaaaaaaaaacctgccattTATGCCCAAACAAGTGTTATTTTTATCCTCTGTCATCAAACTTTCTCAACTGTCATCCTTGAACAACTGCAGAATGTAATATTCTTAGCTACCACTTTGATCTAACCTTGTACACATATAACACATGGTTGTTGTGGTGGAGGTGGTAATCAGTTCCCTTTTATATTTGAATGAATACGTGAGTAAATACTGAAATTCTTTACCTACTTTTCAATTCAAATTGGtaaatcagtttttgtttttctgattacaaaacaGATCCTTCCTTCcaaaattctttctttatctAATGAACACATTTATGAGCAAAAGCACCATGATCTACCTTggattgttttctagttgtttcatTTGCATCTTCTATTGTCAACTTGAGTACAAACTAATTGAATGTTGTTTTGCTACCTATTTCCTTTAGAGAAAGTTCTATAAACTCCTTAATGAGATTTAGATATGCTAATATCTACTCTGAATGTGGAAGAATTAATAAAGCTAGCTAGTTGTAGATTGGAGAAAAAGGCTTTCTAGGAAGAAGATGATCAAACAGTGTTATTTGGGGCAGTTAGAGGAGTTGTGAACAATCAAAACATGAAGGTGTCTACTACAGTTTGGGAAAGTCTTTACTtgactgtttttctcttttctctctttttaaaagaagaattcaTCTACTAGCTTCTGTACATATATTGGGGTTTGAAAATGTGCATAATGAAACCCAATTGGCCTCACCTCCaaagttaattataaaaatatagctGTTTAACTAATCTCATTTTGTTCTGGGGCACCTATTCCAGTTGGTTGGAGGCACAGTTTTGGCAGGGTGAGGATTAACAttgtcaattaaaatataaaagtctgTTCTGAATTAAGTCTCTTTTGTACAAATAATCAATTTAAAGTACAAACTCACTCATGGCACCGAGGAGCGGAAATCTGATCCCCATAACCTCTGCTGGATCCCAGTTGAAGTGTAGCTCATTTTGCCTCACTCTATTCACTGCTTAAATGTTCACAATTTATGGCTTATTCTCTCAGCATGAGTAATACACAATGATTGTGTCAGGAAGCTCAGTCGTCTCTCATTACTTACTATTCAGGATTCCTACCCTAGCTCCTAATAGTGCAGCTAACCCTCCAAACTTCAGCCAGATCCTCCATCTGGCCCCTGACGTTGGCTATCCACCCTACAGCCTTTTCTTTGGGGCTGTTCACCTTATGCCACAGCCACTGCCTGGTAAGTAGGCTGCTGCTTAATCCTCAGCTGCCTTCTGAATCCTCCACAAGATTCCACAAGGGATTCTAGATTTCTTTCATGCCACTTGACGGTCTTCTAAAACCTCAAGCTGCTATTTCTATTGCAGATACTTCATGATAGCATATGGCTTTTCTAAGGGGCTTGAAATTTCCCATGCTACACTCTGCTCTGTGTTTTCTCCAGAATTCTctggtttgttctttctttcttctttttattgagatataattcacaaagGATACCGTCCACCcatttaaattttacaatttGATGATTTTTAGAATATTCATGTAGTTATGCAACCTTCAACATAATCAATTTTGGAcactttcatcaccccaaaaaagaTACCCCATATCCATTAGCAGTTACTCTCCATTCCTTCCTATTCCTCTTCAGCCCTAGACAATCTCtaatctcctttctgtctctatggatttacctattctgagcATTTTgtatacatggaatcatataatatttgcctttttgtgtctGCTTTATTTCAGttcacataatgttttcaaggttcctccatgttgtagcatctaccagtacttcattcctttttatggccaaataacaTACTgttatatggatatatcacattttgtttatccattcatcaattgattGACATTTGGGTGTTTGCACTTTTTGgttgttatgaataatgctgcaaagaAAATTGGTTTACAAGTTtgtgtgtagatgtgtgttttcatttctctcatttcatttcatttctctcatttACCTGGTGGTGGAGTTATTGTGTTATATTATAACTCTGTACTTAACCTTTTCAGAAACtacagactgttttccaaattgACTGTACCATTTTAGAATCCCATCTTCAGAGTCAAAGTTGGGATtacaattttaaacttttttgataaatttattcctattttattctttttgatgctattgaagatggaataattttattaatttcagttttggattgttcattgtattttttttttttttttgagatagagtctcactctaggctggagtgcagtggcatgatcttggctcactgcaacctccacctcccaggttcaagcaattctcctgcctcaacttcccaagtagctgggactacaggtgcacgccacaatgcccagctaatttatgtatttttagtagagtcgaggtttcaccatattggccaggctggtctcgaactcctgacctcaagtgatctgcccaccttggcctcccaaaatgctgggattacaggcttgagccaccacacctggcctcattgcCTAATTTAGAGCTTGTATCTTGCAACCCAGCTGAATTCATTTCTTACTACTAATAGTTTTTTGTTGGATTTCTTAAGATTTTGTGTACACAAGATTGTGTCATctgatagttttacttctttctttccaatctggatgtatttttttttctcttgtctaattgctttgCCTAAAAcctctagtacaatgttgaatagaattgatGAGAGCAGACATCCCTATCTTATTCCAGATATAATGGGGAAAGCTTTCTGTCTTCTagcattaagtatgatgttagctgtgagtttttaATAGCTTCCCTTAGGTTGAGGAAGGTCCCTTCTACTGGTAGTTTGttgagtgttgttttttttttttttttaatttatcatgACAGGTTGGATTTTTTGTCAAATTCTTTTACTGTGTCTATTGACAGGTTGGattttttgtcaaatgcttttacaGTGTCTATTGACaggatcatgtggtttttgttctttatgtTGTTGATGTGGCATATTACTTTAATATACCATAAAATTAATACTTTATATTAATTTTGGGATAGTAAGCCAACCTTCCAGTCCTGAGATGAATCCCACTTCATCatggtatataattattttttatatgctGCTAGATCCATTTACTAgtatttttgaggatttttacatctgtaTTCATTGTACATCTACATTCAGTGgtctgagttttcttttcttttgatgtttttgtctagttttggcATCAGGAAAATACTGGTCTTGTAAATGATTTGAGAAGTTtccttcttcttctattttttggaagagcttGAGAAGGATTTAgtgtttattcttctttaaatgtgtgGTAGAATTTAACAGTGAGggtatctggtcctgggcttttctttgttgggagttttaaaatttatttatttttttagtttgaaTTTTTTATGTGTTCATAgtgtatacatttatggagtacatgagatattttgatactagCTTACGAGGTACAATAATCTCATCAGGAAAACGGGATATGCATCACCTGaagcatttgtcatttttttgcattacaaacattccaattatactcttagttatttttaaatgtacgataaattattgttgactgttgtgctatcaaataccagATCTTATTCATTCCATCTATATTTTTATAGCCATTAACTATCCCCACTCCCTTCTCCCTCACAGGGAGTTTTTATTATTACTGACTCAATCTAGTTATTTCTTACAGGTGTgttaaatttttctgtttctttttgagtCACTTTTGATagtttgtatgtttctaggaattggTTCATTTCATCTGGTTTATCTAATTTGTTGTCATACAAATGctcatagtattctcttataattCCCTGTATTTCTGTAAGGTCTGTAGTAATATcctctcatttctgattttagtaatttcaggcttttctctttttttgtctaaCTAAAGACTTGTCAATTTTActgttctttttaaagaaccaacttCTGGTTTGGTtacttttctctattgtttttctattctgtgtttcatttatctctgttttaatcttcatttatttccttctgtttgcTTCTGTTTGCCCATCTGGCTTCTGAGATGGCAGGTTAGGTTATTGAattgaattatttcttctttttaaatataggtaTTATGGCTATCATTTTCCCTCTAAGCACTTCTTTAGCTGCATCCCGtaagtttcttttacttttcttttcttctttttttttggttttgttttttgtttgtttgtttgagatggagtcttgctctgtctcccaggctggagtgcagtggtgcgatctcagctcactgcaacttctgcctcctggattcaagagattctcctgcctcagcctcctgagtagctgggattccaggtgtgcgtcaccacgcctggctaatttttttgtacttttagtagaaacggggttttaccatgttggccaggctgacctcaaactcctgaccaccagtgatccacccaccttggtctcctaaagtgctgggattacaggtgtgagccaccttgcgtGGCCTATAAGTTTTgatattttgtggttttgtttacatttgtcccaaagtattttctaatttcccttgtgacttTTTGGCCTATTGGTAATTTAGGAGtgtgttgttcaatttccacatatttgtgaatttcccaaatttccttctgttttttatttctaatttcattccacgGTGGTAGATAGTATATTTGGTGTGATTTCAAtccttttaagttttttgaggcttcttttatgacctagcttatgatctatcctgaagaatgtttcatgtgcacttgagaagattATGTATTCTGCCGTTATTGGGAGGAATGCTGTATAGGTATATGTTAATTCTAGTTGGtgtatagtgttgttcaagtcttctgtttccttattgaGGTACAGGAGTGGATCATTCATAGCCATGATAAATAATTTGGCTTTTATTCAAAGAGCAATGGAAAGACACTGGACAGTTTAGTGAGATCAATTTTGCTGGTATTTGGAGAATGTAATGCAGGAGAACAGAGCAGAGATAAGGAGATCAGTCAGGAGACTTCGGTAATTCAGGATAGGCCTGGACCTAGGTGGTGGTGGTTAAGATAAAAAGAAGGGAgaatttccatgtaaattttggaGGTAGAGTCAACAAGACTTACTGATACATATTTTGTTGAggtcaggaaaaggaaagaatttatgattaTGACTAGATTTCTGGTTTGG of the Pongo abelii isolate AG06213 chromosome X, NHGRI_mPonAbe1-v2.0_pri, whole genome shotgun sequence genome contains:
- the AMMECR1 gene encoding nuclear protein AMMECR1 isoform X1; translated protein: MAAGCCGVKKQKLSSSPPSGSGGGGGASSSSHCSGESQCRAGELGLGGAGTRLNGLGGLTGGGSGSGCTLSPPQGCGGGGGGIALSPPPSCGVGTLLSTPAAATSSSPSSSSAASSSSPGSRKMVVSAEMCCFCFDVLYCHLYGYQQPRTPRFTNEPYALKDSRFPPMTRDELPRLFCSVSLLTNFEDVCDYLDWEVGVHGIRIEFINEKGSKRTATYLPEVAKEQGWDHIQTIDSLLRKGGYKAPITNEFRKTIKLTRYRSEKMTLSYAEYLAHRQHHHFQNGIGHPLPPYNHYS